The DNA window GCTAAGAAACAAGTCACATTAACAAACACCACTTTCTCCTCATGTGATTACAACTACGACTACAAGATACCCAAaccattaaatataatttatattttttcatatcttaaatatacaattaaacACACAAGTTGTGCAAATAGTCCAGATCTTTATCCTTAAAGCCGTtgttaaataaattaatctttCAATTTCGGGAATAAAAGTACTCACTTTtatcctaaaataaataaagctgTGTTGAAACAAGAAAGACAGGAAGATTTGCATTTTAATGAGGCTTGTTAATATGTGCTTTCAAagtaaattttaagaatatcgTAAAAAATCATTTATTAAAAGTtactagaaaataaattattctatatttttaatacattgaatatatcaaatattttaaaaaaatttattattgtgtttttaaaatatgtctTTAGAAGTTAAAACACAagataattaaattcttaattttatttattgaaaatgttaattaaagaaaagaaCCCTAAAATCTCTACATTGGAGTGGtaaataataatacaataatataaCCTCTCTTCAATTTGGTTTTTTAAAATTCCAATCCCCAACTGCCAACTCTGTAGATAATTTCTTTTTCCCCAAAATTCAGCTAATTAGTCATTTCTACTAAATTAACTCATTTTAGTTTAGATTTAAGTTTCTTTCAAGCGGATCATGATAAATGAATGAAATTCAAAAGGCAGAAAAGCATAAAAGGGGACAGTGACCCTTCACAATACCCATTAGAACTCTCACACATAATAACCCTCCATCAATCAAACATTATTCAATTCGATAGCCATAGCCATAACCATGCCTCCAACTCCACAAGAACACGAGCAACCCCTCTTACTGGACTCACCGCAACAAGCCGATGAGTTAGAAGAAACAGCCTACGATTCTTCCGAGAAGATCGTGGTAGTTGGAATCGACGAGTCAGAGTACGAGTCCGGGAACTGGGCCCGGGCCCCACCGTTCTCATGGAGGAAGCTATGGCTATTCACGGGCCCGGGCTTTCTCATGAGCATAGCGTTCTTGGACCCAGGGAACCTGGAAGGAGACCTGCAGGCCGGTGCCATTGCGGGGTACTCGCTGCTGTGGCTGCTCATGTGGGCCACAGCCATGGGCCTGCTGATCCAGCTGCTGTCGGCCCGGCTCGGCGTGGCAACGGGCAGGCACCTGGCGGAGCTTTGTCGGGAGGAGTACCCGACGTGGGCTCGGAACGTGCTGTGGGTTATGGCTGAGGTGGCACTTATTGGTTCTGATATTCAGGAGGTTATTGGTAGTGCTATTGCTATAAGGATCCTTAGTAATGGCTTTGTGCCTCTTTGGGCTGGAGTCACCATAACTGCTCTTGATtggtaaattttatatttccttttttggcctgctttttttttttttgtggtaaGTTTAGCATAATTTCGTTAGATTTTAGATTTACATTATTTGTGCCAAACTGTATGTTTCAAATTGTAGTCTAGTTTATCAAGTTTTATCCTTAGGTGTTTATTGGTTTCTTCGGTttacaaaaatgctatttgcCCTCATTTTTagggtgtattttgtatttcaacATGTATTCTACGCTGACAACTGATTTGAtagctgatttttttttttctttttttaacatCTAGTATGATTTTTATATGTCAATGTTGGTGTTTCTGGCATTGTTACTGTTGCTATACATTGATCCGAGGAGCTACGAAAAGGGCACACCAAAAAGTGACAGTAATAGATTGGAACTTCTAGGAGTAACATTTTGCAAGATATGTTCAAAATTGTTGCTTTTATGAAGGTATCGGTGATTTTGATGGTCTCATTTGAGATTAgagggagagaaagaaaagaaatatgtTTCCGGACGAATCTTCAGTGGAATGGAATcgttgagttttttttttttttaaattaaaatgttgGAACCTGGATGGAAGTTACTAAAATAAGCATTTTTGTTTGTTAAATCATGTCTTTGTATTTTGTAGTATTCCCAAGTCAAACATTGAGACATAtggttgttttgttttgttttgttttgtttgttatagttttgtttttcttcttctggaGAATTATGGTGTGCGGAAACTGGAAGCTGTTTTTGCTGTTCTCATTGCGATAATGGCGGTTGCCTTTGCATGGATGTTTGGTGAAACAAAGCCCAGTGGCAAGGAATTGCTTCTTGGTAAGTAGTTGATTTCATTCATTTGAACTTATCCAAAGTTTACTTTAAGTAAATTTTCCAAATTGCTTTGCTAGAAAGTAAATCGTTATGTGTTATGTTGCTTTAGAGCTGATACAGCGCATGCTTTACCCTTTGTAGGTATTTTGATTCCGAAGCTTAGCTCTAGAACTATACAGCAGGCTGTTGGAGTTGTGGGCTGCATTATTATGCCTCATAATGTGTTCTTGCACTCTGCGCTTGTTCAATCAAGGAGGGTTGATCATCGGAATAAAGGCCGAGTTCAAGAAGCTCTTAATTATTACTCAATAGAGTCCACCATGGCCCTTATAGTCTCctttgttattaatatatttgtcaCAACCGTTTTTGCTAAGGGGTTCTATGGTACCGAACTAGCAAACAACATTGGTCTTGTAAATGCAGGACAGTATCTTCAGGAGCAGTATGGGGGTGGATTATTTCCAATACTGTATATATGGGGTATTGGGTTATTAGCAGCAGGACAAAGTAGCACTCTTACGGGTACCTATGCAGGTCAATTTATCATGGGGGGTTTCCTAAATTTAAGGTTGAAAAAATGGATGAGAGCACTAATTACACGAAGTTTTGCAATTATTCCAACTATGATAGTTGCTCTTATTTTCGACACCTCTGAGCAATCGTTAGATGTTCTGAATGAGTGGCTTAATGTTCTTCAGTCAGTTCAAATCCCCTTTGCACTTATTCCCTTGCTTTGTTTGGTGTCAAAGGAGCAGATAATGGGAAGTTTCAGAATTGGCCCCGTCCTCCAGGTATATATGATCCTCTCATCTCCACTTTGATCACATTAGTCATTACTAGATACAtattatcaatatatttttacatttgaAGTACTTTGTGATgccaaaaatttcattttgtacGAAATTTCTGTTATATATAGTCACGGGTTCAAGCCGTGAAAACAGCCACTGATGTAATATCATGTTAGGCAGCATATACATTACACCCTTTGGTTGCAGCTCTTTCCATGACCTTGCGTTAACATGGGATGCTTGTGCATAGGACTAcctgttatatatatatatattctattgaTCCATTAAATTAAACCTTAGTTGAATTAGGATGGACTGATGGAGGTAATTCAGAAGTGGCTACTTGGTTTTTTCTGTCCTGCAGTTTAGGCAGCTGACAAGTTAGAACTGATGTGAATCCTTAGTCTCCTTTACAATAAAGAATTTAGAGTCTGCTTCTGATGAAACTGACGGAAGCACAATTTTACTATCCTGTCTTGAGAAATTAAAGGAGGTGTTGTGTGTCTAGAGAACCAGTTTCACTACTCTAAAATGCCAAAGTCAATATTATTTAtacttgttatttatttatttatttattttcatcatGGTGTGTTCAATATCTTATATTATGCAATTCAGTTTATTGGATAATCCCGCAGTTGgaaattgcatgaaattccaTAATTGGCATGAGTCATATGCCAAACATCTAGAATGTTGTTGTTTGTGTTATCTTGTAGATGAAATTGTACTTTTATCCTCACTTAATTGAAGTTTGTGTCAGTTGCCTGAATATCTATCCTATTATTATACAAGAAGCCCAAAAACATTCTTAGCAGTCAATGCACTCACATGCATGGTCTGTTTATACTTCATACATGCTTTACTTGCAAGCTTAATTGttgattataatttaattacaaGTTTGTAATGTCATCTGTGAAGCTAGAGAAGGTGCATTATGTTGATTATAGGTTTCCACCATTGATCAGCGAGGTGCATTCTGTCATGGCTCCTACAAAAGTATTTAATCACTGGTGGAAATCTATTCTCGTCATAGAAgtgaattttttcaatttagagGATCTGTTTACTCTGAACTTCAATCGAATGTGGTTTCTGTACTAACTGTGAATTCTTCCCAATACTCTgctcaattttttgtttttgttagatTAAAGTGCTGATTGCTGAGTGGCTTCCTATGTGTTTGCAGATTATTTCATGGCTCGTGACTGTTCTGGTGATAGTGATTAACGGCTACCTTCTGCTGGAATTCTTCTCGCACGAAGTGAATGGCGCAATAGTCGGCACTGTAGTGTGCGTGCTAACAGCTGCATATGTTGCATTCATAGTATACCTTATTTCACGGGCCGTTACGTATTCACCTTGGCAAAGTGTGACACAGCGAAAGTCAAATACTAACTCAGAGTTGGAGTAATTAGCTCGTAAAGAAGTCAATGCAAAGTGGTGGAAGCATATTGTTGTTTTTGCCTGTAAATTATTCAGTCTGTAGGTTGTAGCGGAAGTATTGTTTTTCTATCAAAATTTAGTTTCTGAAATGAAATGCCTTTGAAATCACTGATATTAATGTGGTTGAGACTTGAGAGAATTGAGCGCTGTAGTGTTTAAAGACCTGCAGTGTTCTCTAATTAATGGAAAatcaatgttctgaaaaccggttcgAACCGGACGGTCGAACCGTAAATCAGACGCTAAAGCGGTTCGGTCAACAAAGAAAACCGCAGAATTTGATAACCGGCATTGAACTGACGAACCGGCCGGTTATCGgtcggtcgaaccgaaccgGGACCCGGCCGGTTTTTTAACCTGACAGCAAAACGCCGTCGTTTTGCAATGTGGGAAGCCCTAATTCCCTTTTCTCCTTCGTCAGTTTCGTCTTCGTGCTTCACTCCAGCCTCAGCGTCCCACACCCACACACCCACTCCCACAGAACAACACCCACGAGGCCACCAGGCCACGACCCACCACGACCCACTGTGAGAGACAGAACGCCTGAAGCCCTCAACGCACTCACCTCCGTCGCGCCTTCAGCAGCGTCGCGACCTCAGCAGCTTCGCGGCCTCAGCAGCGTCGCGCCCTCAGCCTCTGTCGCGCCTNNNNNNNNNNNNNNNNNNNNNNNNNNNNNNNNNNNNNNNNNNNNNNNNNNNNNNNNNNNNNNNNNNNNNNNNNNNNNNNNNNNNNNNNNNNNNNNNNNNNNNNNNNNNNNNNNNNNNNNNNNNNNNNNNNNNNNNNNNNNNNNNNNNNNNNNNNNNNNNNNNNNNNNNNNNNNNNNNNNNNNNNNNNNNNNNNNNNNNNNNNNNNNNNNNNNNNNNNNNNNNNNNNNNNNNNNNNNNNNNNNNNNNNNNNNNNNNNNNNNNNNNNNNNNNNNNNNNNNNNNNNNNNNNNNNNNNNNNNNNNNNNNNNNNNNNNNNNNNNNNNNNNNNNNNNNNNNNNNNNNNNNNNNNNNNNNNNNNNNNNNNNNNNNNNNNNNNNNNNNNNNNNNNNNNNNNNNNNNNNNNNNNNNNNNNNNNNNNNNNNNNNNNNNNNNNNNNNNNNNNNNNNNNNNNNNNNNNNNNNNNNNNNNNNNNNNNNNNNNNNNNNNNNNNNNNNNNNNNNNNNNNNNNNNNNNNNNNNNNNNNNNNNNNNNNNNNNNNNNNNNNNNNNNNNNNNNNNNNNNNNNNNNNNNNNNNNNNNNNNNNNNNNNNNNNNNNNNNNNNNNNNNNNNNNNNNNNNNNNNNNNNNNNNNNNNNNNNNNNNNNNNNNNNNNNNNNNNNNNNNNNNNNNNNNNNNNNNNNNNNNNNNNNNNNNNNNNNNNNNNNNNNNNNNNNNNNNNNNNNNNNNNNNNNNNNNNNNNNNNNNNNNNNNNNNNNNNNNNNNNNNNNNNNNNNNNNNNNNNNNNNATTTTGTCATTGTGAACTCTGGTTTTGACGTTTTGTATACTCTGATTTTGAGAGATGATTTTGTGAAttgaattatgaattttttgaaCCTGAGATGTTGTTTGTATACtctgattttggaatttggatgttGTTTGTTCAATGTTCATTTGTTGTGAACTTGAGAGTTGAGATTACTGTGAATCAAAAGGGAACACGTGTAGTTGGAATAGTACAAAGAATGAATTCAGTTGTTTAGACAACCATAAAGGtagcttatttttttattttattttttcattttgttgcATTTGACATGACTAATAGCCAATTTAATTAAGCTTGACTCTTGTTGTTTTGGAGTAGATTCTTTCTTAGATGTTTATTAACAAATAATTGAAGCAAGTAGATGAATTTCATGAAAACATTAGACATCCAAATCAATGAATCAGTCCATGATTCCGACTAGCTTTATGTACCTTTTAACTTGTTCAACAAATTCAGGGTTATTGCTTTTTCAAGTGATTGCATGATCTAAGTTTACTGGTGTAGTTGTAGGACCATCAACAGCTCTGGTAACAACAGGTTAGTTTTCACTTCATTATGCCTTCTCTGTTTTTTTAATGCCTTTCTTGGTATCATTATTAATTAGCCTGAAAGCAAGTAAATGTGAAAATTTTCTAAAGATGGAGTTTTGATGAATGCAGGATCAGTACTGGGATCATTTTTCCTTATCCTGCTTACCGGTGTAATTTACTACATCTATGATACTTgcataatacaaaaatatgatTATATTTTCTTAGATGAGATTGATGCTGATTTAGAtcaaggtggtggtggtggtagtacTAGTACATTTTATGCTGCACCACTTGCTTTTTCTGGTTCAAGTAGTGGAAATGAAGGTGATGAAATCAATGACGCAAATCTGCAGCAAATTATGGAGGATTTTGATGGTTGATGACAAATTTGGCTCATTTTGATGCTGCTATGTTatgtttggttgtttgtttgttgacttttgaactttgaatttgtatttgaatgagaTTATAACATTTGGTTTATGTAATgcttttaatttgaatgatattttcaaGTTtagattagactataattatatttttatgtgcttatttatattttatttattattttattataaaacggtttTTACGGTTCAACCAAGCGGTTCGATGaccggttcggttttcagaaccttgtgGAAAATTGGCGTTAAGAACCGTTGTGGAAGGCAAATTAAGACAGAGATAAGTTGATTCCATTTAAATATGAAACTAGCATGCATAATACAACCCGCGTTTCGCGTGCTGCTTAGATGATCCAATGTATATATCGGTTATGATACTTtgtcaataaaataaatgaactaCCATACACACATATTCAACAGCAGTTAATCAGTTGAAACAAATACTGCTTATCCTTTAGCGGTGGTTTTGAATCACCACAATATGCCAACAAGGAAACAAAACTTGTCATTTTTACTGCGGTGGTTTCACAACCGCTGCTAAAACCAAAATACAAATATTACAATCTTTTTGCAGCGATTCTATAAACTGCCgccaaattatttattttcattattggttctttttattctatttcatattcaataattttt is part of the Arachis duranensis cultivar V14167 chromosome 1, aradu.V14167.gnm2.J7QH, whole genome shotgun sequence genome and encodes:
- the LOC107480469 gene encoding metal transporter Nramp3; this encodes MPPTPQEHEQPLLLDSPQQADELEETAYDSSEKIVVVGIDESEYESGNWARAPPFSWRKLWLFTGPGFLMSIAFLDPGNLEGDLQAGAIAGYSLLWLLMWATAMGLLIQLLSARLGVATGRHLAELCREEYPTWARNVLWVMAEVALIGSDIQEVIGSAIAIRILSNGFVPLWAGVTITALDCFVFLLLENYGVRKLEAVFAVLIAIMAVAFAWMFGETKPSGKELLLGILIPKLSSRTIQQAVGVVGCIIMPHNVFLHSALVQSRRVDHRNKGRVQEALNYYSIESTMALIVSFVINIFVTTVFAKGFYGTELANNIGLVNAGQYLQEQYGGGLFPILYIWGIGLLAAGQSSTLTGTYAGQFIMGGFLNLRLKKWMRALITRSFAIIPTMIVALIFDTSEQSLDVLNEWLNVLQSVQIPFALIPLLCLVSKEQIMGSFRIGPVLQIISWLVTVLVIVINGYLLLEFFSHEVNGAIVGTVVCVLTAAYVAFIVYLISRAVTYSPWQSVTQRKSNTNSELE